The following are from one region of the Stigmatella ashevillena genome:
- a CDS encoding S1 family peptidase gives MNRFLLGAPALFTLLSCASAAPSQPPAAAEVRLAPVAPELQRVVAVHEGRPTRKQVVRQILPHNVRLVVSEGGKTRRSASGVVIGTERTDEGRFSYVITNAHAVDMDGLKDPRMVVTQENRAEVTEFPVEVVATGKVPEMDLALLRVPGVELSRAELAEDAELELGEDVVVAACPFGKSLSLSGGMLSQVEWDTESRQPRMVKTDAPIGYGASGGGIFSLETGKLLAIVEGYRTAKVGFAVADKDYSFDVPMPGETFAAPTSKVRGFLEAKGFGRLLSRSLEGSAGQTAQR, from the coding sequence ATGAACCGGTTTCTCCTCGGGGCCCCCGCCCTGTTCACCCTCCTGTCCTGCGCCAGCGCGGCACCCTCGCAGCCTCCTGCCGCGGCAGAGGTTCGCCTTGCCCCGGTCGCTCCGGAGCTTCAGAGGGTGGTGGCGGTCCACGAGGGGCGTCCCACGCGCAAGCAGGTGGTGCGGCAGATCCTTCCGCACAACGTGCGGCTGGTGGTGAGCGAGGGTGGGAAGACCCGGCGGAGCGCCTCGGGGGTGGTGATTGGCACCGAGCGCACGGACGAGGGGCGCTTCAGCTACGTCATCACCAACGCGCACGCGGTGGACATGGACGGCCTGAAGGATCCGCGGATGGTCGTCACCCAGGAGAACCGGGCGGAAGTCACCGAGTTCCCGGTGGAGGTGGTGGCCACGGGGAAGGTGCCGGAGATGGATCTGGCGCTGCTGCGCGTGCCGGGGGTGGAGCTGTCCCGCGCGGAGCTGGCGGAGGATGCGGAGCTGGAGTTGGGCGAGGACGTGGTGGTGGCCGCGTGCCCCTTCGGCAAATCCCTGTCCCTGTCCGGCGGCATGCTGTCGCAGGTGGAGTGGGACACCGAGAGCCGCCAGCCGAGAATGGTGAAGACCGACGCGCCCATTGGCTACGGGGCCTCCGGGGGCGGCATCTTCAGCCTGGAGACGGGCAAGCTGCTGGCGATCGTCGAAGGGTACCGGACGGCCAAGGTGGGCTTCGCGGTGGCCGACAAGGACTACAGCTTCGATGTGCCCATGCCCGGCGAGACCTTCGCCGCGCCCACCTCGAAGGTGCGAGGGTTCCTAGAGGCCAAGGGGTTCGGCCGCCTGCTCTCGCGCTCCCTCGAGGGCAGCGCGGGACAGACCGCGCAGCGGTAG
- a CDS encoding PrkA family serine protein kinase gives MEAKRYLQDIGAQVSADFVKNRSILSFEEYVSLFFNDPRAQARNAAQYLRDVMDHYGTEQVPHPTGTIRRFKVFDVPGIDRDGRVAGQEEVQNALYRLLGNFVRTGRINKLILLHGPNGSAKSTFVNAIKAGMEDYSNQPYGALYRLGWVFPSEKLIKGSIGFGERGPTPETDLTTTFAHLEAESIDVRMPCELRDHPLFVVPPIERRKMLEAALKKKGLGTGDGASGDFILSDYIRDGEMCHKCRRIFTALLNAYAGDYLKVLRHVQIERFYVSRRYQEGTVTVEPQMSVDAIVQQITADRTQLNLPPALHGVVLFEPHGPLVHANRGMIEYSDLLKRPLEAFKYLLGFSETAQVPLEPFVLQLDEVLLASANEKHLGAFKELPDFASFKGRIELVRVPYLRHYKLEQEIYDAQITSTSVGKHVAPHATEVAAMWAVLTRLKKPIPERYAPDVKELVDHVTPLEKMHLYAEGRAPHRLSSANNKELKRLRTELYEESDTYPNYEGRSGASAREIKTALFNAAQSPDYKCLNALAVLEELEAICQDKSVYEFLQQEVVDHYHDHAEFVRSVEGEYLNRVDSEVRDSMGLVSEDQYRELVERYLQHVSHWVRGEKMRNRVTGEMERPDEGRMAEMEGIIMPKGEDPGEYRRGLISSIGAHRLDNPDVAMDYPRIFPDMFKRLRDHYFEERKRVLRKNKENILKYLSEERGSLSQREQSQVESTLKTMVDRYGYCEHCAKDAILFLMKKRYG, from the coding sequence GTGGAAGCCAAGCGCTACCTGCAGGACATCGGGGCCCAGGTGTCCGCCGACTTCGTCAAGAACAGGTCCATCCTGTCCTTCGAGGAGTACGTCTCGCTCTTCTTCAACGATCCCCGCGCTCAGGCCCGGAACGCGGCCCAGTACCTGCGTGACGTGATGGACCACTATGGCACCGAGCAGGTGCCACACCCCACGGGCACCATCCGGCGCTTCAAGGTCTTCGATGTGCCGGGCATTGACCGGGACGGGCGGGTGGCCGGCCAGGAAGAGGTGCAGAACGCCCTCTACCGGCTGCTGGGCAACTTCGTGCGCACCGGCCGCATCAACAAGCTCATCCTCCTGCACGGCCCCAACGGCAGCGCCAAGTCCACCTTCGTCAACGCGATCAAGGCGGGCATGGAGGACTACTCCAACCAGCCGTACGGCGCGCTGTACCGGCTGGGGTGGGTGTTTCCCTCGGAGAAGCTCATCAAGGGCTCCATCGGCTTCGGAGAGCGGGGGCCCACTCCGGAGACGGACCTGACGACGACCTTCGCGCACCTGGAGGCCGAGTCCATTGATGTCCGGATGCCGTGTGAGCTGAGGGATCACCCCCTGTTCGTCGTCCCGCCCATCGAGCGCCGCAAGATGCTGGAGGCGGCGCTGAAGAAGAAGGGGCTGGGCACCGGGGACGGGGCCTCGGGGGACTTCATCCTCTCCGACTACATCCGCGACGGAGAGATGTGCCACAAGTGCCGGCGCATCTTCACGGCGCTGCTCAACGCGTACGCGGGCGACTACCTCAAGGTGCTGCGCCACGTGCAGATCGAGCGCTTCTACGTCTCGCGCCGCTACCAGGAGGGCACGGTGACGGTGGAGCCGCAAATGAGCGTGGACGCCATCGTCCAGCAGATCACCGCGGACCGGACCCAGCTCAACCTGCCCCCGGCGCTGCACGGCGTGGTGCTCTTCGAGCCGCACGGCCCGCTGGTGCATGCCAACCGTGGCATGATCGAGTACTCGGACCTGCTCAAGCGTCCGCTGGAGGCCTTCAAGTACCTGCTGGGCTTCAGTGAGACGGCGCAGGTGCCGCTGGAGCCGTTCGTGCTTCAACTGGACGAGGTGCTGCTGGCCTCCGCCAACGAGAAGCACCTGGGCGCCTTCAAGGAACTGCCGGACTTCGCGTCCTTCAAGGGCCGCATCGAGCTGGTGCGGGTGCCCTACTTGCGCCACTACAAGCTGGAGCAGGAGATCTACGACGCGCAGATCACCTCCACCTCGGTGGGCAAGCACGTGGCGCCGCACGCCACCGAGGTGGCCGCCATGTGGGCGGTGCTCACCCGGCTCAAGAAGCCCATCCCCGAGCGCTACGCCCCCGATGTGAAGGAGCTGGTCGATCACGTCACCCCGCTGGAGAAGATGCACCTCTACGCGGAGGGCAGGGCGCCGCACCGGTTGAGCTCGGCCAACAACAAGGAACTGAAGCGGCTGCGCACGGAGCTCTACGAGGAGTCGGACACGTACCCGAACTACGAGGGCCGCTCGGGTGCCAGCGCGCGGGAGATCAAAACGGCGCTGTTCAACGCCGCGCAGAGCCCGGACTACAAGTGCCTCAACGCCCTGGCGGTGCTCGAGGAGCTCGAGGCCATCTGCCAGGACAAGAGCGTCTACGAGTTCCTCCAGCAAGAGGTGGTGGACCACTACCACGACCATGCGGAGTTCGTCCGGTCGGTGGAAGGGGAGTACCTGAACCGGGTGGACTCGGAGGTGCGCGACTCCATGGGCCTGGTCTCCGAGGACCAGTACCGCGAGCTGGTGGAGCGCTACCTCCAGCACGTGAGCCACTGGGTGCGCGGCGAGAAGATGCGCAACCGCGTCACCGGGGAGATGGAGCGGCCGGACGAGGGCCGGATGGCGGAGATGGAAGGGATCATCATGCCCAAGGGCGAGGATCCCGGAGAGTACCGCCGGGGCCTCATCTCCAGCATCGGCGCGCACCGGCTGGACAACCCGGACGTGGCGATGGACTACCCGCGCATCTTCCCGGACATGTTCAAGCGCCTGAGGGATCACTACTTCGAGGAGCGCAAGCGGGTGCTGCGCAAGAACAAGGAGAACATCCTCAAGTACCTCTCCGAGGAGCGTGGCTCGCTCTCCCAGCGCGAGCAGTCCCAGGTGGAGAGCACGCTCAAGACCATGGTGGACCGCTACGGCTACTGCGAGCACTGCGCCAAGGACGCCATCCTGTTCTTGATGAAGAAGCGCTACGGCTGA
- a CDS encoding Hsp70 family protein, with amino-acid sequence MQKKEPIIGIDLGTTNSCAAYVDESGNVKLIPYKGGDYTIPSIFAIDDKGNELIGFEAKRQWQLNPRNTIYGAKRLVGRGYKSDIVDTMKKVVAYSMRPGKKNDVVLDVGKKEFTLQEVSAKILNKIRDVAANHLKVPIKRAVVTVPAYFNDRQRQSVKDAGKLIDLDVVRIINEPTAAALAYGVGKGLKEKVVVYDLGGGTFDVSIIEIRDRVFEVKSTGGDIFLGGIDFDNAIIHHVLKDFASKTGIDLATDPVAMQRIKDLAERTKIDLSAREEVPFNIPFITMTSQGQPLNIEMKFTRRMLEQLTNQHIDRSLQIVARVLVDSGLSTKDIDQVMLVGGQTRMPIVQDRLTKFFGKPPSKGVHPDEAVAIGAALYANSLEDNSNLRIQLLDVIPMAIGLEKAGGAFHTVFARNAAIPNAKQLLATTSMDNQTELAMRIFQGDHEMVAQNDMLGEFTFSGIRADKAGRVQVEITFDVSVEGILTMRARDPATGREMRTTVRVSQS; translated from the coding sequence ATGCAAAAGAAGGAGCCCATCATCGGCATCGACCTCGGCACGACGAACTCGTGTGCGGCGTATGTCGACGAGAGCGGGAATGTGAAGCTCATCCCCTACAAGGGCGGCGACTACACCATCCCCTCCATCTTCGCCATCGATGACAAGGGCAACGAGCTGATCGGCTTCGAGGCCAAGCGCCAGTGGCAGCTCAACCCGCGCAACACCATCTACGGCGCCAAGCGCCTGGTGGGCCGCGGGTACAAGAGTGACATCGTCGACACGATGAAGAAGGTCGTGGCGTACTCGATGCGCCCCGGCAAGAAGAACGACGTCGTGCTGGATGTGGGCAAGAAGGAGTTCACCCTCCAGGAAGTCAGCGCGAAGATCCTCAACAAGATCCGCGACGTGGCGGCCAACCACCTGAAGGTCCCCATCAAGCGCGCGGTGGTGACGGTGCCCGCGTACTTCAATGATCGCCAGCGCCAGTCGGTGAAGGATGCCGGCAAACTCATTGATCTGGACGTGGTGCGCATCATCAACGAGCCGACCGCCGCGGCGCTCGCCTATGGCGTGGGCAAGGGGCTGAAGGAGAAGGTCGTCGTCTATGACTTGGGCGGCGGCACCTTCGACGTGTCGATCATCGAGATCCGCGACCGCGTCTTCGAGGTGAAGTCCACCGGCGGCGACATCTTCCTGGGCGGCATCGACTTCGACAACGCCATCATCCACCACGTCCTGAAGGACTTCGCGTCGAAGACGGGCATTGATCTCGCCACGGACCCGGTGGCCATGCAGCGCATCAAGGATCTGGCCGAGCGCACGAAGATCGATCTGTCGGCGCGCGAGGAGGTGCCCTTCAACATCCCCTTCATCACCATGACGTCCCAGGGCCAGCCCCTGAACATCGAGATGAAGTTCACGCGCCGGATGCTGGAACAGCTCACCAACCAGCACATCGACCGTTCGCTCCAGATCGTCGCCCGCGTGCTGGTGGACTCGGGGCTGTCCACCAAGGACATCGATCAGGTGATGCTGGTGGGCGGGCAGACGCGCATGCCCATCGTGCAGGACCGGCTGACGAAGTTCTTCGGCAAGCCGCCCAGCAAGGGCGTGCACCCGGACGAAGCGGTGGCCATTGGCGCGGCGCTCTACGCGAACTCGCTGGAGGACAACAGCAACCTGCGCATCCAGCTGCTGGACGTGATTCCGATGGCCATCGGGCTGGAGAAGGCGGGCGGCGCGTTCCACACGGTGTTCGCGCGCAACGCGGCCATCCCCAACGCCAAGCAGCTCCTGGCCACCACGAGCATGGACAACCAGACGGAGCTGGCCATGCGCATCTTCCAGGGTGACCACGAGATGGTGGCCCAGAACGACATGCTCGGGGAGTTCACCTTCTCGGGCATCCGCGCGGACAAGGCGGGCCGGGTCCAGGTGGAGATCACCTTCGATGTGAGCGTGGAAGGCATCCTCACGATGCGCGCGAGGGATCCGGCCACGGGCCGTGAGATGCGGACCACGGTCCGCGTCAGCCAGTCCTGA
- the clpX gene encoding ATP-dependent Clp protease ATP-binding subunit ClpX codes for MKKEHHVNLSCSFCGKSQREVRKLIAGPTVYICDECIKLCNDIIADENEREEGKPQVSLPTPTEIKAFLDDYVIGQDQAKKVLSVAVYNHYKRIYQKKPTARPRPGVKAQGSEDVELQKSNILLIGPTGSGKTLLAQSLARFLNVPFTIADATSLTEAGYVGEDVENIIQNLLHNADYDVEKAARGIVYIDEIDKIARKGDTPSATRDVGGEGVQQALLKIIEGTRANVTPRGGKKYNQQEYVQVDTTNILFICGGAFHGIDGIIKRRVGEKGLGFGARITHREERSVGELLAMAEPEDLMKFGMIPEFIGRLPMVATLNDLKEDDLVIILTQPKNALVKQYQKLFEIEKVKLTFSKESLRAIAREAMRRNSGARGLRAIMEDAMLEVMYDVPFREGVKECKITENVITKHEPPQIIMEKMEKKTA; via the coding sequence GTGAAGAAGGAGCACCACGTCAATCTGTCCTGTTCGTTCTGCGGCAAGTCGCAGCGCGAGGTCCGCAAGCTTATCGCGGGCCCCACGGTCTACATTTGCGACGAATGCATCAAGCTGTGTAACGACATCATCGCGGACGAGAACGAGCGCGAGGAGGGCAAGCCGCAGGTCAGCTTGCCGACGCCTACGGAGATCAAGGCGTTCCTCGACGACTACGTCATCGGCCAGGATCAGGCGAAGAAGGTCCTGTCCGTCGCGGTGTACAACCACTACAAGCGCATCTACCAGAAGAAGCCGACTGCGCGGCCACGCCCAGGGGTCAAAGCCCAGGGCAGCGAGGATGTCGAACTCCAGAAGAGCAACATCCTGCTCATCGGCCCCACGGGCAGCGGCAAGACGCTGCTGGCGCAGTCCCTGGCGCGCTTCCTCAACGTCCCGTTCACCATCGCGGATGCCACCAGCCTCACCGAGGCCGGCTACGTGGGTGAGGACGTGGAGAACATCATCCAGAACCTGCTCCACAACGCCGACTACGACGTGGAGAAGGCCGCGCGCGGCATCGTCTACATCGACGAGATCGACAAGATCGCGCGCAAGGGCGACACCCCGAGCGCCACCCGCGACGTGGGCGGCGAGGGCGTGCAGCAGGCCCTGCTGAAGATCATCGAGGGCACCCGCGCCAACGTCACGCCGCGCGGGGGCAAGAAGTACAACCAGCAGGAGTACGTTCAGGTCGACACGACGAACATCCTGTTCATCTGTGGCGGCGCGTTCCACGGCATCGACGGCATCATCAAGCGCCGGGTGGGCGAGAAGGGCCTGGGCTTCGGGGCCCGCATCACCCACCGCGAGGAGCGCAGCGTCGGCGAGCTGCTGGCCATGGCGGAGCCGGAGGATCTGATGAAGTTCGGGATGATCCCCGAGTTCATCGGCCGCCTGCCGATGGTCGCCACGCTGAATGATCTCAAGGAAGACGATCTGGTCATCATCCTCACCCAGCCGAAGAACGCGCTGGTGAAGCAGTACCAGAAGCTCTTCGAGATCGAGAAGGTGAAGCTGACCTTCTCCAAGGAGTCCCTGCGGGCCATTGCCCGTGAGGCGATGCGCCGCAACTCCGGAGCGCGCGGCCTGCGCGCCATCATGGAGGATGCGATGCTCGAGGTGATGTACGACGTCCCGTTCCGCGAGGGCGTCAAGGAGTGCAAGATCACCGAAAACGTCATCACCAAGCACGAGCCGCCGCAGATCATCATGGAGAAGATGGAGAAGAAGACGGCGTAG
- a CDS encoding AgmX/PglI C-terminal domain-containing protein — protein sequence MAAGHELEAGLSEEQWLFRQGDLVLGPLSGQQLVEKLYTGELTGDTLVAPPGVRDFQRLDSMEGFRVHVARAAAKMRVDAEMRLVNERKRRKRTLIGSTLGVVTLVLVGLAVWAGRRFAVHGPGGGEDEYADISVEMPTITLAQAPSEDEDLLAYPTQGAPSRPPDKAPGTGPSKPVAAASPASAAVPKKPRSGSVSTEPDGLDMGVSFDQGAINKVVATNQRTLFRCFKEEAERRPGFAAKVPIEFVIGNDGRVNKLWVDHPQLKDGALHKCLLGELQRWPFKPYKGSLASVGLSFTVGKKG from the coding sequence ATGGCGGCTGGACATGAGCTTGAGGCGGGGCTGAGTGAAGAGCAGTGGCTATTCCGTCAGGGCGATCTCGTCCTGGGGCCGCTCTCCGGGCAGCAGCTCGTGGAGAAGCTGTACACGGGAGAGCTGACGGGGGACACCCTGGTGGCGCCGCCGGGGGTGCGCGACTTCCAACGCCTCGACAGCATGGAGGGCTTCCGGGTCCACGTGGCGCGCGCCGCGGCGAAGATGCGGGTGGACGCGGAGATGCGCCTGGTGAATGAGCGCAAGCGCCGCAAGCGCACCCTCATCGGCAGCACGCTGGGCGTGGTGACGCTGGTCCTGGTGGGGCTGGCGGTCTGGGCCGGGCGAAGGTTCGCGGTGCACGGTCCCGGAGGCGGCGAGGACGAGTACGCGGACATCTCCGTGGAGATGCCCACCATCACCCTGGCCCAGGCGCCGAGCGAGGACGAGGACCTCCTCGCCTATCCGACGCAAGGCGCTCCCAGTCGTCCCCCGGACAAGGCGCCTGGCACAGGCCCCTCGAAACCCGTGGCGGCGGCCTCTCCCGCCTCGGCGGCGGTGCCCAAGAAGCCGCGCTCCGGCAGTGTCTCCACCGAGCCGGATGGGCTGGACATGGGCGTCTCCTTCGACCAGGGCGCCATCAACAAGGTGGTCGCCACCAACCAGCGCACGCTCTTCCGGTGCTTCAAGGAAGAGGCCGAGCGGCGGCCCGGCTTCGCCGCCAAGGTCCCCATCGAGTTCGTCATCGGCAACGATGGCCGGGTGAACAAGCTCTGGGTGGACCACCCCCAGCTCAAGGATGGCGCACTGCACAAATGCCTCCTGGGCGAGCTGCAGCGCTGGCCCTTCAAGCCCTATAAGGGCTCGTTGGCCTCCGTTGGCCTCTCCTTCACAGTCGGCAAGAAGGGGTAG
- a CDS encoding tRNA pseudouridine(38-40) synthase TruA, whose translation MQSALEAVLRSTGVPATVMPAGRTDRGVHARMQVVSLRLEAGDEPEALAARLPALLPPDLGVCAVRKPHPSFHAQWSAAGKTYCYRVQLGGRGADAWRPYVMDAAEEPRLAQRAIAPERLAELLRMAVGSRDFWAFHASSSPRKSRTLESATVHELGGGLFEVRLRGDSFARYQVRYLVGSALLTAAGQLPEAQWRAALETAESIPGLRAAAAGLILWEVRYPPGVDPFSPADRTAPTGLPREPPFVDASGL comes from the coding sequence GTGCAATCGGCCTTGGAGGCGGTGCTTCGCTCGACGGGCGTGCCCGCCACGGTGATGCCCGCGGGGCGCACCGACCGGGGCGTGCATGCCCGGATGCAGGTGGTGAGCCTCCGGCTGGAAGCGGGAGATGAACCCGAGGCCCTCGCCGCCCGGCTCCCGGCCCTGCTCCCGCCAGACCTAGGGGTGTGCGCCGTCCGCAAGCCGCACCCCTCCTTTCATGCCCAGTGGAGCGCGGCGGGAAAGACGTACTGCTACCGCGTGCAGTTGGGAGGACGGGGGGCGGACGCCTGGCGGCCCTATGTCATGGATGCCGCCGAGGAGCCTCGCTTGGCGCAGCGCGCCATCGCTCCCGAGCGCTTGGCGGAGCTGCTGCGCATGGCCGTGGGCTCGCGGGACTTCTGGGCGTTCCATGCGAGCTCCAGCCCCCGCAAGTCGCGGACGCTGGAATCCGCCACGGTGCACGAGTTGGGAGGGGGGTTGTTCGAGGTCCGGCTGCGCGGGGACTCCTTCGCGCGCTACCAGGTGAGGTACCTCGTGGGCTCCGCGCTGCTCACCGCCGCCGGGCAACTTCCGGAGGCGCAGTGGCGGGCCGCCCTGGAGACGGCGGAATCCATCCCGGGACTCAGGGCCGCCGCGGCGGGGCTGATCCTCTGGGAGGTGCGCTATCCGCCGGGCGTGGATCCCTTCTCCCCCGCCGACAGGACAGCGCCTACCGGACTGCCACGAGAACCGCCCTTCGTGGACGCGTCCGGCCTGTAA
- a CDS encoding ribbon-helix-helix domain-containing protein, which translates to MDNTPRLTSVVFRLSREKLDTLKDLSRATRIRQSEYLREAISDLLSKYEDRVVD; encoded by the coding sequence ATGGACAACACGCCTCGCCTCACCTCGGTGGTCTTCCGTCTCTCCCGCGAGAAGCTGGACACGTTGAAGGACTTGTCGCGCGCCACGCGGATCCGGCAGAGCGAGTACCTCCGGGAGGCGATCTCGGATCTGCTGTCGAAGTACGAGGATCGCGTCGTCGACTGA
- the larE gene encoding ATP-dependent sacrificial sulfur transferase LarE yields the protein MLSPERIQALCDSSRPKLEAMRAAIRAHGTALVAFSGGVDSTFVLKIAVEELGERALAVTALSASVAPEEEQEARELAARFGARHEVLTSNELANPQYAANPTNRCYFCKTELYDLCEARRQALDYAVVLDGFNADDFKDHRPGHKAAQEHHVQSPLAKAGLTKDEIRAWSHHLGLPTWDKPQMACLASRIPYGTSVTRERLFQIARAESELRRLGFRQFRVRYHEQVARLELAEEEYGRFLAADVRLEINRALKALGFQFVALDLEPFRSGRMNEAAGVGKPSQGFPLPVVS from the coding sequence ATGCTGAGCCCCGAACGGATCCAGGCCCTGTGCGACTCCTCCCGTCCCAAGCTGGAGGCCATGCGCGCGGCGATCCGAGCCCATGGCACGGCGCTGGTCGCGTTCTCCGGCGGGGTGGACTCCACCTTCGTCCTGAAGATCGCCGTCGAGGAGCTGGGTGAGCGAGCGCTGGCGGTGACGGCGCTCTCCGCGTCGGTGGCCCCCGAGGAGGAGCAGGAGGCGCGCGAGCTGGCCGCTCGCTTCGGCGCCCGCCACGAGGTGCTGACGAGCAACGAGCTGGCCAATCCCCAGTACGCGGCAAACCCCACCAACCGCTGCTACTTCTGCAAGACGGAGCTGTACGACTTGTGCGAGGCCCGGCGTCAGGCGCTGGACTACGCGGTGGTGCTGGACGGCTTCAACGCGGACGACTTCAAGGATCACCGTCCGGGGCACAAGGCCGCCCAGGAGCACCACGTCCAGTCTCCGCTGGCGAAGGCGGGGCTCACCAAGGACGAGATCCGCGCGTGGAGCCACCACCTGGGACTGCCCACCTGGGACAAGCCGCAGATGGCCTGCCTGGCCTCGCGGATTCCTTACGGCACCTCGGTGACGCGCGAGCGCTTGTTCCAGATCGCCCGCGCGGAGTCCGAGCTGCGCCGGCTGGGCTTCCGCCAGTTCCGCGTCCGCTACCACGAGCAGGTGGCGCGGCTGGAGTTGGCGGAAGAGGAGTATGGCCGGTTCCTGGCGGCCGACGTGCGGCTGGAGATCAACCGCGCGCTCAAGGCCCTGGGCTTCCAGTTCGTGGCGTTGGATCTCGAGCCGTTCCGCTCGGGCCGCATGAACGAGGCCGCGGGAGTGGGGAAGCCCTCGCAGGGCTTTCCGCTTCCCGTGGTGAGTTGA
- the cysC gene encoding adenylyl-sulfate kinase has translation MPSTTGFTLWLTGMHGTGKSTIAAYISARLRQVGRHVETLDEGEIGQELWQGLGDSKEERSIIVRRVGYVAQLLARNNVAVLVPCVSPYKSVREENRRTIGRYVEVYVDCPTETLIERDSTGKYKKALSGEIPNFIGITEPYEPPTSPEVTIHSDTESVEDGAAKIFQALLDLGYMTSEELKIITGKKMKANPQPKKARRVEPKADKPGKGTKSRPATRAARVAKPTSTKKGAKRK, from the coding sequence ATGCCCAGCACCACTGGTTTCACGCTTTGGCTGACCGGCATGCATGGCACCGGGAAGAGCACCATCGCCGCCTACATTTCCGCACGGCTGCGTCAGGTGGGCCGCCACGTGGAGACCCTGGACGAGGGAGAGATTGGCCAGGAGCTCTGGCAGGGACTGGGCGACAGCAAGGAAGAGCGCTCCATCATCGTGCGCCGGGTCGGCTATGTGGCCCAGCTGCTGGCGCGCAACAATGTCGCGGTGCTCGTGCCCTGCGTGAGCCCCTACAAGAGTGTCCGCGAGGAGAACCGCCGGACCATTGGCCGCTATGTCGAGGTCTACGTCGACTGTCCGACCGAGACGCTGATCGAGCGCGACTCCACGGGCAAGTACAAGAAGGCCCTCAGCGGGGAGATCCCCAACTTCATTGGAATCACCGAGCCGTACGAGCCGCCCACGTCTCCCGAGGTGACGATCCACTCGGACACCGAGAGCGTGGAGGATGGCGCCGCGAAGATCTTCCAGGCCCTGCTGGACCTCGGCTACATGACCTCCGAGGAGCTGAAGATCATCACCGGCAAGAAGATGAAGGCCAACCCCCAGCCCAAGAAGGCGCGCCGCGTCGAGCCCAAGGCCGACAAGCCCGGCAAGGGCACCAAGTCCCGGCCGGCCACCCGCGCGGCCCGCGTGGCCAAGCCCACCAGCACCAAGAAGGGCGCGAAGCGCAAGTAG
- a CDS encoding M67 family metallopeptidase: MPVSDALPEDLSEVLRHLEACYPQEGCGVLLRAGPWGPWRVRCLPNAYDRYHAADPRRFPHSARTAFLFEPREWLALNREADARNEQIACVFHSHIDGVAVLSAEDRQAAAPGGIPLLPEVSYLVVNVERGQAHEARIYWWREGEFQDRGVPL, encoded by the coding sequence ATGCCGGTGAGCGACGCGCTGCCCGAGGACCTCTCGGAAGTCCTCCGGCACCTGGAGGCCTGCTACCCCCAGGAGGGCTGCGGGGTGCTTCTTCGCGCGGGGCCCTGGGGACCTTGGCGCGTCCGGTGCCTCCCCAACGCCTATGATCGGTACCACGCGGCGGATCCCCGGCGTTTTCCCCACTCCGCCCGCACCGCCTTTCTGTTCGAGCCCCGGGAGTGGCTGGCGCTGAACCGGGAGGCGGATGCCCGGAACGAACAGATTGCGTGTGTGTTCCACTCGCACATCGATGGGGTGGCCGTGCTGTCGGCCGAGGACCGCCAGGCAGCCGCCCCCGGAGGAATTCCTCTGCTGCCAGAAGTATCCTACCTTGTAGTCAACGTGGAACGAGGACAGGCCCATGAGGCCCGGATCTATTGGTGGCGGGAGGGAGAATTTCAGGATCGGGGGGTTCCGCTGTAG
- a CDS encoding MoaD/ThiS family protein produces MAKVHIPTPLRGFTRNQGEVQAQGATVGEVLSDLEKRFPGIGPRLLDGKGALRRYVNVFHNDEDIRGLQDLETPVKDSDRLTLIAAMAGG; encoded by the coding sequence ATGGCGAAGGTCCACATCCCCACGCCCCTGAGGGGCTTCACCCGGAACCAGGGCGAGGTGCAGGCGCAGGGGGCGACCGTGGGGGAAGTGCTGAGCGATCTGGAGAAGCGCTTTCCAGGGATTGGCCCGCGCCTGCTCGACGGCAAAGGCGCGCTCCGCCGCTACGTGAACGTCTTCCACAACGACGAGGACATCCGCGGCCTCCAGGACCTGGAGACGCCCGTGAAGGATTCGGACCGGCTGACCCTCATCGCCGCCATGGCAGGAGGGTAG